A window of Natrinema salifodinae contains these coding sequences:
- the cysE gene encoding serine O-acetyltransferase, with protein MFTRVREDIRAMYERDPAAKGLLEVLLCYPGLHAVWGYRLAHRLWNRGRGGRLVARLISHLMRWLTGVEIHPGASLGRRVTIDHGTGVVIGETAEIGDDVHMYHGVTLGGDTNEPVKRHPTVEDGAQLGANATLLGDITIGEDAAVGAGSVVTGDVEPGATVIGVPAERVD; from the coding sequence ATGTTTACACGCGTGCGTGAGGATATCCGAGCGATGTACGAGCGCGACCCCGCGGCCAAGGGGTTGCTGGAAGTCCTGTTGTGCTATCCGGGCCTGCACGCCGTCTGGGGCTACCGGCTCGCTCACCGGCTGTGGAATCGCGGCCGCGGGGGTCGCCTGGTCGCCCGCCTGATCTCGCACCTGATGCGCTGGCTGACCGGCGTGGAGATCCATCCGGGCGCGTCGCTCGGCCGACGCGTGACGATCGATCACGGGACGGGCGTCGTCATCGGCGAGACAGCCGAGATCGGCGACGACGTGCACATGTACCACGGCGTCACGCTCGGCGGGGACACCAACGAACCCGTCAAGCGGCATCCGACGGTCGAGGACGGCGCCCAGTTAGGTGCTAACGCGACGCTGTTGGGCGATATCACGATCGGCGAGGACGCGGCCGTCGGCGCCGGCTCGGTCGTCACCGGCGACGTCGAGCCGGGCGCGACCGTCATCGGCGTCCCGGCGGAGCGAGTCGACTGA